The genomic region AAGTTGGTTGGTGAAAACAGATAATTTTTTTGATTTGATTATAGATTTGAGAAATTATAATAAACCTCCTTTTTATTTTTTACTACTTTATTTATGGGCAAAAATAGATAATAGTCAGGAATTTCTCCGTTTATTTTCAGTTATTTTTGATTTAGGCTTGATCGTTGTAGTTATGATTTGGCTAAAGCGTTATTCTCCTTTAGCTAGCATTTTGGCAGGATTGTATTTTATGTCTAATCCTGTTTTATTAAGATTTTCCCAAGAAATTAGACCTTATTCTTTACTATTTTTTGCTACCGCATTGACGTTTTATTTTACATCTCAAGTCACAGCTAACCCAACACGCAAATCTGGCTATATAGGTCTGACGCTAAGCTTGACATTAGCTGTCTCTGTTCATTTAGTAGCTATTATGTTAGTAGCCAGTGTTGCAATCTTTATATTTTTTATGACCATGAGAGAAAAACAAAGAATTGCGTTATTTAAAACATCACTGGCGCTAATCATACCTTGTATAATATTTTTGTTATTTAAATATTTCTATTTAACTGGACTCCCGGAACAAAAAACAAACGATTGGTGGATGCCTTCTCCATCCTGGTCTTTAATTTCAGCGACATGGCAATATTTGTTTGGTTTTTCCTCTCTATACTTTTCGTCTTATTTAGATCATGTGATTGCTTTTATTTTTTCTAGCATATTAATAATTTCTCTAATTTTTGGTAAGTGGAAACAGAATATTTCTTTTTTAGTGGCTGCAGTCCTTTTTTGGTTGCAGATTATTATCTATTCTTTGGTTGAAACACCAATTTTCTTTTATAGAATAATTTTACCAGGATTAGTTCCCTTTATTGCCTTTATCGTTTTACAATTAGACACAATAGACAGAAAAACTATTAAAAATATATCGATTACGTTGTCAATGATATTATTCATTATCTTTACATCTAAATGGATATTTTTTCAAGCTTATAGACCCGTAGAGTACTATAAAGAAGTAGCACAATTAATAGAATCACAATGGAAACAAGATGACTTAGTTTTAGTTTATCCCGGATATATTTCAGGTACAGTCAAATATCATTTTGAACATAATCTTAAAGACAAAGACCAAGTTATTTTAAATTTGAATAATTCTCAAAACAGTAGATTGCAAATTAATGAGATAAATAAAGAAAATGTGGAAACTATATTCCTAGTTTTTAGAGTTGATTTATCAGTGAAAGAATCAGATTTTGTTAAAATTTTAACATTGATAAAATCTGAGATTAAAAAATCTTTAAATATTAAAACTTTTTTAATAATTAGTCATGATCTGTACTTTAGCAAAAACTCTCACAATCCTGATATTTTTTTAAAAGCTTTAGAGTTAGAATTAGGAAAACCAGTATTCTTGGAAAATAAAAAAGCATATGTATTATCTGATTATCAATTAAATCAATCTTAGAGACTGATTGTAAAAAGAAAATAAAGAAAGGGCGATCATTGAGCTACTGTTACCATCACCGAAATCAAAAGGAAAAAGTAGAAGCACAGGCTTGAAACAATTAATCAATGCTATACTCTATTTATCACACGAAGGTTGTTAATAGAGGGCTTTACCTCTAAAGATAAGATAAAGTATTATGTTCAATTCCCCAGGGCAAAAACTGGAACAATACAGCAGTAAACACCCAGAAGAAGTCTTAATTGTCACCATTGATAGAGAGGGAATGTCAGAGCAAATCATTATCTATAAGGGCTTTTCTAGTTCCCTAACAAATTCAACCGCTTTCGATCCTGAGATTCCTCTGATTCCACCTGAAGCGAAAATCATTAAAATCGATCGCGTCAAAAGTCCCTATCAACCCGACTCACCAAAATATCTGCAGCAAGATGTAAGTTGGCAAGAAATGACAGAGTTATTTTAATTATGATCAAAGCATGGATTAATTTATTAGCTATCCTAGCGGCTTTCGGGATGAACGTTGTTTCTAACCTGATGCCGTTAAATGATTTGAACGCCGGTGAAATTTCTAATCAATACTTTCAAGATGTGTTAATCATACCCGCTAATTACGCCTTTGCGATTTGGGGATTAATTTATCTAGGTTTGATTAGTTTTGGTATTTACCAGGTTAGATTAGCTCAGAGCAATCGAACACAGGATAAAGGAGGCTATTTAATTACGATCGCGAGTATCGCACAAATTATCTGGCTCTTTCTATTTCAGTTACGCCTATTTAGCCTTTCTGTGGTTTTGATGGTGGGTATTTTAATTCCTCTAATCCTTCTTTATCTACGTTTAGGTGTGGCGATACAATCCGCTTCCCAAACATATCGCTGGCTAGTTTATAAACCCCTGAGTTTATATTTAGCTTGGATTAGCGTAGCAACAATTGTCAACGTAGCTATAGCTATTTATGATTCAGGATGGAATTCGAGTCCGGTAACTTGGACGATAATTATGTTAATCGTTTCCGCTATTTTGGGAGGAATTATCGCTTATCGAAGAAGCGATCGCATTTTTGGAGGAGTATTAATTTGGGCTTGGATAGCCATCGCTGTGCGTCAGCTAGAAGATAATTGGTTGATTGCCGGAACCGCGCTTAGTTTAAGCTTAATTTTAGCCCTATGGCTCATATTTAGACCCAACTATCGCCAATAATGACGCGTTTACCCAAATTACAATACCATCGCGGTACCCTGATTTTACATCCACCACCCCAGGGAAAAGCCTGGTTAGACTATGCTACCTGGGATGATCGCATCGAAAAGTTTCGCATTCCCGGTATTTACTATCGTCCCTTAATAGAAGCTTTAAAACAAACCCAGACGCAATTTATCGATGAAGCTTGTGACTTTAGTAATCTAGAATTATCCCCTAAAATCGAAATCACCCCCTATCCACATCAAACCGAAGCTTTAAACACCTGGAAACAAAAAGGGAAAAAGGGGGTAATAGTCTTGCCAACGGGTGCGGGTAAAACCTATGTAGCGCAATTAGCCATGGAGACTACTCCTAACTCTACCCTAATTATCGTCCCCACTCTAGATTTAATGCATCAATGGTACACAAAAATCATAGGGATGTATCCCAATGTAGAAGTGGGTTTACTCGGGGGAGGATCACGCGATCGCACTTCCATTTTAATCGCTACTTATCACAGCGCGGCTATTCACAGCGAAAGTTTAGGCAATCGCTACGGTTTCTTAATTTTTGACGAATGTCATCATTTACCCACAGATTTCTTTCGCGTCATCGCTGAAAATTCTATTGCTCCCTATCGCTTGGGTTTAACCGCAACTCCAGAAAGAAGCGATGGTAATCACCGAGATTTAGACACATTAATTGGTCCAATTATATATCGCAAAAGCGTTGACCAACTCGCAGCAACCGCTCTATCTCAATATCAAACTAAACAAATTAGGGTTAAATTATCCCAACAGGAGCGACAAAAATACGAACAAGCGCTGAAAATTCGCAACGATTTCTTGCGCAGTTCTAATATCTCCCTCAGTAGTCTCAATGGTTGGCAACTATTCGTTAAAGCTAGTGCTAGTTCAAGTGCTGGAAGACGAGCAATGTTAGCCCATCGCGAAGCCAAAGAAATTACCGCTGCAACCAGTGCAAAGTTAAACATGTTAACGGATTTAATCCTACAACATTATCCCGAATCCATACTTATATTCACTAACGATAACGCCACAGTTTACCGTATTTCTCGAGAATTTTTAA from Gloeocapsa sp. PCC 73106 harbors:
- a CDS encoding glycosyltransferase family 39 protein, with translation MSTQVNSHYSWLNINKNYPYLMITILLCAIIIRLIGLNKGLWIDEFFSLSWLVKTDNFFDLIIDLRNYNKPPFYFLLLYLWAKIDNSQEFLRLFSVIFDLGLIVVVMIWLKRYSPLASILAGLYFMSNPVLLRFSQEIRPYSLLFFATALTFYFTSQVTANPTRKSGYIGLTLSLTLAVSVHLVAIMLVASVAIFIFFMTMREKQRIALFKTSLALIIPCIIFLLFKYFYLTGLPEQKTNDWWMPSPSWSLISATWQYLFGFSSLYFSSYLDHVIAFIFSSILIISLIFGKWKQNISFLVAAVLFWLQIIIYSLVETPIFFYRIILPGLVPFIAFIVLQLDTIDRKTIKNISITLSMILFIIFTSKWIFFQAYRPVEYYKEVAQLIESQWKQDDLVLVYPGYISGTVKYHFEHNLKDKDQVILNLNNSQNSRLQINEINKENVETIFLVFRVDLSVKESDFVKILTLIKSEIKKSLNIKTFLIISHDLYFSKNSHNPDIFLKALELELGKPVFLENKKAYVLSDYQLNQS
- a CDS encoding DEAD/DEAH box helicase family protein, whose protein sequence is MTRLPKLQYHRGTLILHPPPQGKAWLDYATWDDRIEKFRIPGIYYRPLIEALKQTQTQFIDEACDFSNLELSPKIEITPYPHQTEALNTWKQKGKKGVIVLPTGAGKTYVAQLAMETTPNSTLIIVPTLDLMHQWYTKIIGMYPNVEVGLLGGGSRDRTSILIATYHSAAIHSESLGNRYGFLIFDECHHLPTDFFRVIAENSIAPYRLGLTATPERSDGNHRDLDTLIGPIIYRKSVDQLAATALSQYQTKQIRVKLSQQERQKYEQALKIRNDFLRSSNISLSSLNGWQLFVKASASSSAGRRAMLAHREAKEITAATSAKLNMLTDLILQHYPESILIFTNDNATVYRISREFLIPSITHQTPVKERHEILEGFRSGKYKTLVTSHVLNEGVDVPEVKVAIILSGTSSAREYIQRLGRILRKSAESKLAILYEIIAENTTEEAVSQRRRGEDTPASIYQIQPRSNLKAAEKQDTWGE